A single Methanolobus sp. ZRKC5 DNA region contains:
- a CDS encoding ribulose-bisphosphate carboxylase: MSSIHDDLVKSLNSKQEAYVNLELANPTNGEYLLSVFHMVPGGKFNVLQAAAEVAAESSTGTNFKVTTETPFSRTMNALVYQLDLEKELIWIAYPWRLFDREGNVQNILTYIVGNILGMKEVAALKLLDVWFPPSMLEQYDGPSYTVDDMRKYLNVYDRPILGTIVKPKMGLTSAEYAEVCYDFWAGGGDFVKNDEPQANQDFCPYDKMVKHVKEAMDKAVKETGHKKVHSFNVSAADFDTMIERCEMIVGAGFEPGSYAFLIDGITAGWMAVQTLRRRYPDVFIHFHRAAHGAYTRPENPLGFSVLVLSKFARLAGASGIHTGTAGVGKMKGTPEDDVVAAHGIQYMSSMGHFFDQSWSKIPETDKDAIGLVNEDMAHHVILEDDSWRGMKKCCPIVSGGLNPVRLKPFIDVMENVDFITTMGSGVHAHPGGTQDGARALVQACEAYLKNIDVADYAKDHSELEQAIDFFTKASKDAM; encoded by the coding sequence ATGAGTTCAATTCACGATGATCTGGTCAAGTCGCTTAATTCCAAACAGGAAGCATATGTGAATCTGGAATTAGCAAACCCGACAAACGGGGAATATCTGCTGAGTGTATTTCACATGGTCCCGGGAGGTAAATTTAATGTTTTACAAGCTGCTGCGGAAGTAGCTGCTGAATCTTCCACAGGTACCAATTTCAAAGTTACTACAGAGACTCCTTTTTCCAGGACGATGAATGCGCTGGTATATCAGCTTGATCTGGAAAAGGAACTTATATGGATAGCTTATCCCTGGAGGCTTTTTGACAGGGAAGGCAATGTCCAGAACATCCTGACATATATTGTGGGTAATATTCTTGGAATGAAGGAAGTAGCAGCTTTAAAACTTCTCGATGTCTGGTTCCCTCCTTCAATGCTTGAGCAATATGACGGGCCAAGCTACACTGTAGATGATATGAGAAAGTACCTGAACGTCTATGACAGGCCAATCCTTGGAACCATAGTAAAACCAAAGATGGGACTCACTTCAGCAGAGTATGCTGAGGTCTGTTATGATTTCTGGGCAGGTGGCGGGGATTTTGTCAAGAATGACGAACCACAGGCAAACCAGGATTTCTGCCCGTACGATAAGATGGTGAAGCATGTAAAAGAGGCCATGGACAAAGCGGTGAAGGAAACAGGCCACAAAAAAGTACACTCTTTCAATGTTTCAGCCGCTGATTTTGACACTATGATAGAGCGATGTGAAATGATAGTAGGGGCAGGATTTGAGCCGGGAAGCTATGCTTTTCTCATTGATGGAATAACTGCTGGCTGGATGGCTGTGCAGACGCTCAGGCGAAGATATCCTGATGTGTTCATTCATTTCCACAGGGCAGCCCACGGAGCTTATACGAGGCCGGAGAACCCACTGGGATTCTCAGTACTCGTCCTGTCCAAGTTTGCCAGACTCGCAGGTGCTTCAGGAATCCATACGGGTACTGCAGGTGTCGGGAAGATGAAAGGAACACCTGAAGATGATGTTGTTGCTGCGCACGGAATCCAGTATATGAGTTCCATGGGTCACTTCTTTGATCAAAGCTGGTCAAAGATACCTGAGACTGACAAGGATGCGATAGGTCTTGTGAATGAAGATATGGCACACCATGTTATTCTTGAGGACGACAGCTGGAGAGGTATGAAGAAATGCTGTCCTATTGTTTCCGGTGGTCTCAATCCTGTCAGGCTTAAGCCTTTCATCGATGTTATGGAAAATGTTGATTTCATAACAACAATGGGCTCCGGTGTCCACGCTCATCCGGGTGGAACTCAGGATGGTGCCAGGGCTCTTGTTCAGGCATGTGAAGCCTATCTTAAGAATATTGACGTAGCAGATTATGCAAAAGACCATTCAGAGCTTGAACAAGCTATAGACTTTTTCACAAAGGCGTCGAAAGATGCCATGTGA
- a CDS encoding S-layer protein domain-containing protein translates to MACITVSASSTGPIYDGPDLDTIVGSENSDFLEMNASNFAEFIFDEQLRIYGGDFVSGRTIEEDGLRYHTSIVQADYQADFADENTGINKGTFPVIGLFTEEYVPLSDYDAGELVKLLVDSNDTYNLETGDLLELPNGYALAVKQIDVVGNKAWMELSRDGVLVEYEVIDITAGDATWDYDTDVGDQDDVIVFRALITEISQVDNYVVVEGFWLIDFQNVYEIETSDEFAILEVDSVSDSLSMVNYEPMNLVPDSVQGIAEGLKFKVNSSIEYLEFYLINESTEPIEPRTIYVNEDGTADYTTITEATYNANNGDTIIVFSGTYVENVFVDKELTIISESGDLNYTAVYAQNSNQSVFHVAADNVTISGFNVTGANDELFWPFAGIHLNEVENCNIANNVLSNNICGILLSVSNNNTLLNNFVSNNEVGILFEGSINSWLANNNVSNNYDGIALFMSNGNILNDNNISKNEYGIYLDTSQENTIYNNYFSNVQNIEIFESENIWNVTKTEGSNIIGGAFIGGNFWATPDGEGFSQTCNDTDGNGICDMVYELNVNNIDHLPLSLKQFEPIIPICDFTANTTFGIPPLTVQFTDLSTNTDSWEWDVDGDNIADYTTRNPVHTYTSIGSYNVTLTAGNMNSSDTKTVNNYISVSDPRANVSIEPSLIPLSGHLEPGDTFQVAVEVDCEEDNLRGIKLAIDYDNASLELNSENYEDLLGSDVLIMSRPSSGTYLFDLASRDRETIVPRSGTLLILNFQVKDEATTGVYALNLYDVKLTDENVAAIPTIVNDGQVSILNSSELTVPTVRIVTDTGPFMPGEEFYTTVRVNSVSYALNDIALQLNYDPSAVIVTNIIDDGIFGEHTLIVPGSGDKGDGLLTYKVNTTASSPVPVSGDVLTIGFGVKENATDGVYGLELENVLLKDENTTTMPNVMVSNTTFRISNASNVMPIVGIISPNESDIISGIQNIEAVDLSGDEDVVSTAFRIYADINGDGLVNDGKVWRGLGTDNNGNDGWNITFLSNEFLDGTYLLRVLMADGSGTSDAYRSVEIYNADTPFSMAKVVSETGPFKPGQNFQATIKVISNGYPLDSINLQLNYDPSAINITGITNENLLGNSTTAGIGIGGNNAIASVIYGINVIETINEPISGNLLTIGFEVTENASEGTYSLDLENVVFRDENNTAIPDTVVFNTVIQIANATDPIDGEPDEEPGDEIPVDDEETDITGITLQPGWNLISFPENLDEPSIDDVLRKFSDDEIDIVFYNDANSGMMIIPVEFEPLKGYWVHNNMSESAVVDETYLKPKIPAGPPSLTLYSGWNAIGHTAKVELPAEYALITIDNLYTEIRGPWIPAEKKHAYIGYNNEEGIIGGNQVGTDVFNMSMYEGYYVFVEDECVLA, encoded by the coding sequence ATGGCTTGTATAACAGTATCTGCATCATCAACCGGACCAATATACGATGGTCCTGATCTTGATACTATTGTCGGATCTGAAAATTCAGACTTTCTTGAAATGAATGCTAGCAATTTTGCAGAATTTATTTTTGATGAACAACTGCGTATATACGGAGGAGACTTTGTATCGGGAAGAACAATCGAAGAAGATGGCCTCAGATACCATACAAGCATTGTTCAGGCAGATTATCAGGCAGACTTCGCTGATGAGAATACGGGCATAAACAAAGGCACTTTCCCAGTCATCGGACTCTTTACAGAAGAATACGTTCCACTTTCTGACTATGATGCAGGTGAACTGGTCAAGTTACTCGTTGACTCCAATGACACGTACAACCTAGAAACCGGTGACTTACTGGAACTTCCAAATGGCTATGCACTCGCTGTAAAGCAGATCGATGTTGTGGGTAACAAGGCATGGATGGAATTGTCCAGGGATGGAGTATTAGTAGAATATGAAGTTATCGATATAACGGCTGGAGATGCAACCTGGGACTATGATACAGATGTCGGAGACCAGGATGATGTGATTGTATTCAGAGCACTTATTACTGAGATATCTCAGGTTGACAACTATGTAGTTGTTGAAGGTTTCTGGTTAATTGATTTCCAGAACGTCTACGAGATTGAAACAAGTGATGAGTTTGCGATTTTGGAAGTTGATAGTGTTAGTGACTCACTTTCGATGGTGAATTACGAACCAATGAATTTAGTACCTGATTCAGTTCAGGGAATAGCTGAAGGACTGAAGTTCAAAGTTAACAGTTCCATTGAATATTTGGAATTTTATCTGATCAATGAATCTACAGAACCAATAGAACCAAGAACAATCTACGTAAACGAGGATGGTACGGCAGACTATACAACGATAACTGAAGCTACTTATAATGCAAACAATGGAGATACAATTATTGTTTTTTCGGGAACTTATGTGGAAAATGTGTTTGTAGATAAGGAGTTAACAATCATATCTGAATCAGGGGATCTAAATTATACTGCTGTCTATGCTCAAAACTCTAATCAAAGTGTTTTTCATGTAGCTGCAGACAATGTAACTATCAGTGGCTTCAACGTAACTGGTGCAAACGACGAGTTGTTTTGGCCATTCGCTGGAATACACCTTAATGAGGTTGAAAATTGTAATATTGCCAACAACGTTCTATCAAACAATATATGTGGCATTCTATTGAGTGTATCCAACAATAATACCTTACTTAACAACTTTGTTTCAAATAATGAAGTGGGCATTCTTTTTGAAGGATCAATAAATAGCTGGCTAGCAAATAACAATGTATCAAATAATTATGATGGTATTGCTCTATTCATGTCAAATGGCAATATTCTAAATGACAACAATATATCAAAAAATGAGTATGGCATATATCTTGATACATCCCAAGAGAACACTATATATAATAACTACTTCAGCAATGTACAAAATATCGAGATATTTGAGTCCGAGAATATTTGGAATGTCACCAAAACAGAAGGATCAAACATTATTGGAGGTGCATTCATCGGTGGGAACTTCTGGGCAACACCAGATGGTGAAGGTTTTAGCCAGACCTGCAATGATACAGATGGAAATGGAATATGTGACATGGTCTATGAACTTAATGTTAATAATATCGATCATCTACCGCTTTCATTGAAACAATTTGAACCAATAATTCCAATCTGTGATTTCACTGCAAATACTACATTTGGCATCCCACCATTAACAGTTCAGTTCACTGACCTTTCTACAAATACTGATTCCTGGGAATGGGATGTTGACGGTGATAACATCGCAGATTATACCACCAGGAACCCTGTGCATACATACACATCGATTGGCTCTTACAATGTCACACTTACTGCAGGCAATATGAACAGTAGTGATACAAAGACCGTGAATAATTACATAAGTGTTAGTGATCCAAGAGCAAACGTCTCAATAGAACCGTCTTTAATACCTTTATCGGGCCATCTTGAACCTGGAGATACTTTTCAGGTGGCAGTGGAAGTAGATTGTGAAGAGGATAATTTGAGAGGTATCAAATTAGCTATTGATTATGACAACGCTTCACTTGAACTGAACAGTGAAAACTATGAAGACCTGCTTGGATCTGACGTCCTGATCATGTCACGTCCCTCATCCGGAACATATCTATTCGACCTTGCATCCAGGGATCGTGAAACAATAGTTCCAAGAAGCGGTACCCTGCTTATACTTAACTTCCAGGTTAAAGATGAAGCAACGACTGGTGTATATGCTCTTAATCTGTATGATGTAAAACTTACAGACGAAAATGTTGCTGCTATACCAACCATTGTCAATGATGGCCAGGTATCAATCTTAAATTCAAGTGAACTTACCGTACCCACTGTAAGGATCGTTACTGATACAGGTCCTTTTATGCCGGGTGAAGAGTTCTACACCACGGTAAGGGTAAATTCCGTTAGCTACGCACTGAATGACATTGCTCTTCAATTAAACTATGACCCTTCGGCTGTTATTGTTACCAATATTATAGATGATGGGATTTTCGGAGAACATACGCTGATAGTGCCCGGAAGCGGAGATAAAGGTGATGGCTTGCTAACTTATAAAGTCAATACTACTGCATCCAGTCCTGTACCAGTATCAGGAGATGTCCTCACTATTGGTTTTGGTGTAAAGGAGAATGCAACTGATGGTGTATACGGTCTTGAACTGGAAAATGTTCTGCTTAAAGATGAAAATACTACCACCATGCCGAATGTGATGGTCAGTAATACTACTTTCAGAATCTCGAATGCGTCGAACGTGATGCCAATAGTTGGCATAATATCACCAAATGAGAGTGATATCATCTCAGGCATACAGAATATTGAAGCTGTGGACCTGTCAGGAGATGAAGATGTAGTTTCAACAGCTTTCAGAATTTATGCGGACATCAATGGTGATGGTCTGGTTAATGATGGAAAAGTATGGAGGGGCCTTGGAACTGACAACAACGGAAATGATGGATGGAATATTACATTCCTTTCTAATGAGTTCCTGGATGGTACATACCTGCTTCGTGTGCTTATGGCAGATGGCAGCGGTACAAGTGATGCATACAGATCAGTAGAGATCTATAATGCAGATACTCCATTCAGCATGGCTAAAGTGGTTTCTGAAACAGGTCCTTTTAAGCCGGGACAAAATTTCCAGGCTACTATCAAAGTGATCTCAAATGGCTACCCACTAGACAGTATCAATCTTCAGTTGAACTATGACCCATCAGCCATCAATATCACAGGTATTACAAATGAAAATCTGCTCGGTAATAGTACAACGGCAGGAATCGGAATTGGTGGTAACAATGCAATAGCTTCAGTTATCTATGGGATCAATGTAATAGAAACAATCAATGAACCAATATCAGGCAATCTTCTTACCATTGGTTTTGAGGTGACTGAAAATGCATCTGAGGGAACATACAGCCTTGATCTGGAAAATGTCGTGTTTAGAGATGAGAATAATACTGCAATACCAGATACTGTAGTTTTCAATACTGTAATTCAGATAGCAAATGCCACAGACCCAATAGATGGGGAACCAGATGAGGAACCGGGAGATGAGATTCCTGTCGATGATGAGGAAACTGACATTACAGGTATCACTCTGCAACCCGGCTGGAACCTGATATCGTTCCCGGAGAATCTGGATGAACCCTCTATTGATGATGTGCTAAGGAAGTTCAGCGACGATGAGATAGATATTGTGTTCTATAACGATGCAAATTCTGGTATGATGATAATACCTGTTGAATTTGAACCGCTTAAAGGGTACTGGGTACATAACAATATGTCGGAATCTGCTGTTGTGGATGAGACATACCTCAAACCAAAGATACCAGCAGGACCACCATCTTTAACCTTATATTCTGGCTGGAATGCAATTGGTCACACGGCAAAGGTAGAACTACCTGCTGAATATGCTCTCATTACCATAGATAATCTTTACACCGAGATAAGAGGTCCGTGGATACCAGCAGAAAAAAAGCATGCATATATTGGCTACAACAATGAAGAAGGTATCATTGGAGGTAATCAGGTAGGCACAGATGTCTTCAACATGAGCATGTATGAAGGGTACTACGTGTTTGTTGAAGATGAATGTGTGCTGGCATGA
- a CDS encoding CPBP family intramembrane glutamic endopeptidase — translation MKLRDLVDWNIYWLLFMLGEFSLFAALPYSISISGDAIYDVAVSLPNILAAQFTRSTVFFIVSIFIGLYLGKKIGLETPLLTSIFEGKGLPENFASTAKLSIFFGILASIIIFILDRFVLSMFGEPLLVLLTTPPLWQRLLYTFYAGIVEELVLRFFLLTLLMWISWKIKKTSDGLPTNMGAWIAILLVSFIYGLGHLVTSVSTDLDHFLALQIIVLNGIAGIIFGWLYWKKGIEAAIIANLTATFMILVVLGSLF, via the coding sequence ATGAAACTAAGGGATCTTGTGGACTGGAATATTTACTGGCTTCTTTTTATGCTGGGTGAATTTTCCTTGTTTGCAGCCCTTCCATATTCTATCTCGATATCAGGTGATGCAATATATGATGTGGCAGTATCACTGCCTAATATTCTTGCTGCTCAATTTACCCGATCGACTGTATTCTTTATAGTCTCTATCTTCATAGGCTTGTATCTTGGTAAAAAGATAGGCCTGGAAACACCATTGCTCACTTCAATATTTGAAGGCAAAGGTCTGCCAGAAAATTTTGCATCCACTGCAAAATTATCAATTTTCTTTGGTATCCTTGCATCGATCATTATTTTTATCCTGGACCGTTTCGTTCTTTCAATGTTTGGTGAACCTCTGCTGGTCCTTTTGACAACCCCTCCTTTGTGGCAGCGTTTGCTGTACACTTTCTATGCAGGGATTGTTGAAGAGCTTGTGCTGAGGTTTTTCCTTTTGACATTACTTATGTGGATATCATGGAAAATAAAAAAGACATCTGATGGTCTTCCAACTAATATGGGTGCCTGGATAGCAATACTTCTAGTCAGTTTTATTTACGGCCTGGGTCATCTGGTCACGTCTGTTTCAACAGATCTAGACCATTTTCTGGCCCTTCAAATTATTGTATTGAATGGAATTGCCGGGATAATATTTGGTTGGTTGTATTGGAAAAAAGGAATTGAAGCAGCAATTATTGCAAACCTGACTGCTACTTTTATGATATTAGTAGTTCTTGGTTCATTGTTCTAA
- a CDS encoding IS66 family transposase, whose product MCIDREEILAVYEAGPEAVVELVTRLLGIIEHQSLQIAQLEERVRHLEEMLEKNSRNSSKPPSTDSYARNKPTVKSQRKKTNKHVGGQNGHPGTTLRINDDPDEVIVHPVNQCVNCGRSLASVPSDYERRQVFDIPPITINCIEHRCEIKTCPKCSHVNKALFPDGVTQPTQYGHRVKSFAVYLHTYQLLPYQRVTKLFSDILGCKISPATLVNTERSCFEKLGAFENTVKHLLKESPVINLDETGMRINAVRNWLHVAGTDKLTYYFAHRKRGSEAMDAMGILPGYTGVATHDFWKPYNKYECQHSLCNAHLLRELTGASENSDQQWTKIMSDLLICIKHHVDNDLLDTELIQRFSEDYDHITCLGVNENPPDPESNVRSKKRGRKKQTTVKNLLDRFIGHKEDILRFMYDQNVPFDNNQAEREIRMTKVQQKISGTFRSEQGAKNFCRIRGYVSTVNKNSESVIDAISAIFYGNSFVPKLQN is encoded by the coding sequence ATTTGTATAGACCGCGAAGAAATACTTGCAGTTTATGAAGCTGGTCCAGAAGCAGTAGTAGAACTTGTAACTCGATTACTTGGGATAATTGAACATCAATCTCTCCAAATTGCACAACTTGAAGAGCGTGTCAGGCATTTGGAAGAAATGCTTGAAAAGAATAGTCGCAACAGTAGCAAACCACCTTCTACTGATTCTTATGCACGGAATAAACCAACCGTTAAAAGTCAAAGAAAAAAGACCAATAAGCATGTAGGTGGTCAAAACGGTCATCCTGGTACTACATTAAGAATAAATGATGATCCGGATGAAGTTATTGTTCATCCTGTTAATCAATGCGTCAATTGTGGGAGATCGTTAGCTTCTGTTCCCTCTGACTATGAAAGAAGACAGGTCTTTGACATTCCTCCTATAACTATCAATTGCATTGAACATCGTTGCGAGATTAAAACATGTCCCAAATGTTCTCATGTAAACAAAGCTCTTTTTCCAGATGGTGTAACTCAGCCGACTCAATACGGTCATCGAGTTAAGTCATTTGCAGTTTATTTGCACACTTACCAATTACTTCCTTATCAGCGTGTTACCAAGTTGTTCTCTGATATTTTGGGATGCAAGATAAGTCCTGCTACTTTGGTGAACACGGAACGTAGTTGTTTTGAGAAGCTTGGAGCTTTTGAAAATACAGTGAAACATCTCCTGAAAGAATCTCCTGTCATCAATCTGGATGAAACAGGAATGAGAATAAATGCAGTTCGTAATTGGCTTCATGTGGCAGGTACAGACAAACTGACCTATTATTTTGCACATCGCAAAAGGGGCTCAGAAGCAATGGATGCTATGGGCATATTACCAGGTTACACTGGTGTTGCAACACATGATTTTTGGAAACCGTACAACAAATATGAATGTCAACATTCATTATGTAATGCACATTTATTACGAGAGTTAACTGGAGCTTCCGAAAACAGTGATCAACAGTGGACAAAGATAATGAGTGATCTCTTGATATGCATTAAACATCATGTTGATAATGATCTTTTAGATACTGAGCTAATTCAAAGGTTCAGTGAGGATTATGATCACATAACTTGTTTAGGAGTGAATGAAAATCCTCCTGATCCGGAATCAAATGTGCGGTCTAAAAAACGAGGACGTAAGAAGCAGACCACGGTAAAGAATTTGCTGGATAGGTTTATTGGCCATAAAGAGGATATCTTGCGATTTATGTACGACCAAAACGTTCCGTTTGATAACAATCAGGCTGAAAGAGAGATCAGAATGACGAAAGTACAGCAGAAGATATCAGGTACTTTCCGCAGTGAACAGGGTGCAAAAAATTTCTGCCGTATAAGAGGATACGTGTCTACTGTTAATAAGAATTCTGAATCTGTTATCGATGCAATTAGTGCAATATTTTATGGCAATTCATTTGTTCCAAAGTTGCAGAATTGA
- a CDS encoding HD domain-containing protein — translation MKEKDFLKFREWFNRYVQSFYSGDAFIQENIRLKEEHSIRVCENASLIAKSEYLGNEEYYLVKTIALLHDIGRFEQIRKYRTFKDSESENHALLGVKILQTEGVLSDLPLEEQRIILTAITSHNLLRIPDKLDKRTLFHSKLIRDADKLDIYKVLTDYYTIKDTSPNPALYLGFPDTSEYNRDLLEDIFNNKVASVKKVKTCNDMNLTRLAWLFDLNFVETVRLVRKRGYIDKMIATLPQNDEMDKLRIHLTEYMDSVLANC, via the coding sequence ATGAAAGAAAAAGATTTCCTCAAATTCAGAGAATGGTTTAATCGTTATGTTCAGTCCTTTTATTCAGGTGATGCTTTTATTCAAGAGAATATAAGGCTCAAAGAAGAGCATAGTATAAGGGTATGTGAAAATGCTTCCCTCATTGCAAAATCAGAATATCTGGGTAATGAAGAGTATTATCTCGTAAAGACTATTGCTCTGCTTCATGATATTGGCCGTTTTGAACAGATCAGGAAATACAGAACCTTCAAGGATTCTGAATCTGAGAACCATGCTCTCCTGGGAGTAAAGATATTGCAGACAGAAGGAGTTCTGTCAGATCTGCCTCTGGAAGAACAGAGAATAATTCTCACAGCCATTACGAGTCATAATCTTCTCCGGATACCAGATAAACTCGATAAGAGAACTCTTTTTCATTCTAAACTCATCAGGGACGCAGACAAGCTGGATATCTACAAAGTCTTGACAGATTACTATACTATAAAAGATACATCTCCAAATCCCGCACTTTACCTTGGGTTTCCTGATACTTCTGAATATAACCGTGACCTGCTGGAAGATATATTCAATAACAAGGTTGCAAGTGTCAAGAAGGTCAAAACATGTAATGATATGAATCTCACACGTCTTGCATGGTTATTTGATCTGAATTTCGTAGAAACCGTCAGACTTGTCAGGAAAAGAGGCTACATCGACAAAATGATAGCCACCCTGCCACAGAATGATGAAATGGATAAGCTCCGCATTCATTTGACAGAGTATATGGATTCTGTTCTGGCTAATTGCTGA
- a CDS encoding peptidylprolyl isomerase, protein MVIKDGDTIKIDYTGTLDDGSVFDSSENHGQALEFTVGSGKVIKGFDDAVKNMEVGEEKEFRLEPAEAYGEYKDTLTDTVSRDLVQTSMDMEVGKIFLVQNPHGQQMPAKIINLTDDEVTFDLNHPLAGKALTFKIKIVEA, encoded by the coding sequence TTGGTAATAAAAGACGGAGATACTATAAAGATAGATTATACAGGCACACTTGATGATGGTTCAGTTTTTGATTCATCGGAAAATCATGGACAAGCACTGGAGTTCACAGTAGGTTCCGGGAAAGTCATAAAAGGTTTCGATGATGCTGTAAAAAATATGGAAGTGGGTGAGGAAAAAGAATTCAGACTTGAACCTGCAGAAGCATATGGTGAATATAAGGATACACTTACTGATACTGTATCCAGAGACCTTGTCCAGACAAGTATGGATATGGAAGTTGGAAAAATATTCCTTGTACAAAATCCACATGGACAACAGATGCCTGCAAAAATAATTAACCTGACAGATGACGAAGTTACTTTTGACCTGAATCATCCACTTGCTGGTAAAGCATTGACTTTCAAGATAAAAATTGTAGAAGCATAA